A window from Embleya scabrispora encodes these proteins:
- a CDS encoding GntR family transcriptional regulator, whose translation MSSLQSSADIKSEQIAAEIRDAIRLGTLRRGTLYSARELGERFGASRTPVREALLKLADLGLVRIERNRGARVLGPDGRGVVELCSLRVLLEPPACRSAAAVMTTRDDEELAAQLAIMAAHPDAGPEYFAADEKLHDVILRAGGNRRLAKFVGELRQTLALDGRLSVPRYQSVETALREHTDIVEALRRRDGVAAESAMRKHVVRSGELLVSNTGEDSWGLVAEWRRWVGIAETTGERPLS comes from the coding sequence TTGTCGTCGTTACAGTCGTCGGCGGACATCAAGTCCGAGCAGATCGCGGCGGAGATCCGCGACGCGATCCGGCTCGGCACACTCCGGCGCGGGACGCTGTACTCCGCACGGGAGTTGGGCGAGCGGTTCGGTGCCTCCCGGACGCCGGTACGGGAGGCCCTGCTCAAACTGGCGGACCTGGGACTGGTCCGGATCGAACGCAATCGCGGCGCGCGCGTGCTCGGCCCGGACGGGCGCGGCGTGGTCGAACTGTGCAGTCTGCGCGTGTTGTTGGAGCCGCCGGCGTGCCGCAGCGCCGCGGCGGTGATGACCACCCGCGATGACGAGGAACTGGCCGCCCAACTGGCGATCATGGCCGCGCACCCCGACGCCGGCCCCGAGTACTTCGCCGCCGACGAGAAGCTGCACGACGTGATCCTGCGGGCCGGCGGGAACCGGCGACTGGCCAAGTTCGTCGGTGAGTTGCGTCAGACGCTGGCCCTGGACGGGCGACTCAGCGTACCGAGATACCAGTCGGTGGAGACCGCGCTCCGGGAACACACCGACATCGTCGAGGCGCTGCGCCGGCGCGACGGGGTGGCCGCCGAGAGCGCGATGCGCAAACACGTCGTGCGCTCGGGGGAGTTGCTGGTGTCCAACACCGGCGAGGACAGCTGGGGCCTGGTCGCGGAGTGGCGCCGCTGGGTGGGGATCGCGGAGACGACGGGCGAGCGCCCGCTTTCCTGA
- a CDS encoding PHP domain-containing protein, protein MATEDHSLPADRPLPQLPEWADPEVAEDRLDAQGVSRRGLIGRAGLFGAGFLGASALGMTGAGVAAAAESDDAVQASSRPGQDGPPSKYVYLVGDHHVHTVYSHDAKYGFAQSAAQGRQFGLDWIVYTEHANFGHANAGGAEREHAEILKARQENPRVLIFQGLEWYVPAAEHATIMVAPGRNEVELLRQFELTFDAKLNKFDVGAVGDPKTPANEAKAVEAIRWLGQRRREGFVEDVLVLANHPSRLGIVSPHELRAWHDADPSIFLGFEGAPGSQANADPAWVKYREGQSGPGTFQRGEYQNAPSPQSWPRYPIESYRTFGGFDWMTATVGGMWDALLSEGRLWSVTSNSDNHRTMFDTYADGDYPPGRGFDDLGSKPLPKDTGVPQPGSDFWPGQFSRTHVGVERFGYRDVMNGLRAGRVWVDHGQLLDGLDVWMVADNGRSEPVTLGGRLPLSANRGATLYIRVTTASRPNYHGVVPTLAHVDVITGTVTGKSRDADAWQAPDARVTKRIDVAGRTGTYTLKVQLPRRNKPYYVRLRGSDGNRHGVGPFGARVDPAGPIQHPNNDGDPWRDIWFYSNPIFVDVKSSHWGD, encoded by the coding sequence ATGGCGACCGAGGACCACTCGCTTCCGGCCGATCGGCCCCTACCGCAGTTGCCCGAGTGGGCCGACCCGGAGGTGGCCGAGGACCGGCTCGACGCGCAGGGCGTGTCGCGCCGAGGGCTGATCGGTCGAGCCGGGCTGTTCGGGGCCGGATTCCTGGGTGCCTCGGCGCTCGGTATGACCGGCGCGGGCGTGGCGGCGGCGGCCGAGTCCGACGACGCGGTGCAGGCGAGTTCGCGCCCGGGCCAGGACGGCCCGCCGAGCAAGTACGTCTACCTCGTGGGCGACCACCACGTGCACACCGTCTACAGCCACGACGCCAAGTACGGCTTCGCCCAGTCGGCGGCGCAGGGGCGGCAGTTCGGCCTGGACTGGATCGTCTACACCGAGCACGCCAACTTCGGCCACGCCAACGCCGGTGGCGCGGAGCGCGAACACGCGGAGATCCTCAAGGCCCGTCAGGAAAACCCGCGGGTGCTGATCTTCCAGGGCCTGGAGTGGTACGTCCCCGCCGCCGAGCACGCCACCATCATGGTCGCGCCGGGCCGCAACGAGGTGGAACTGCTCCGGCAGTTCGAGCTGACGTTCGACGCCAAGCTGAACAAGTTCGACGTGGGCGCGGTGGGCGACCCGAAGACCCCCGCCAACGAGGCCAAGGCGGTGGAGGCGATCCGCTGGCTCGGACAGCGCCGCCGCGAGGGCTTCGTCGAAGACGTCCTGGTGCTGGCCAACCACCCCAGCCGGCTCGGCATCGTCTCCCCGCACGAGCTGCGCGCCTGGCACGACGCCGACCCGTCGATCTTCCTCGGCTTCGAGGGCGCTCCCGGCTCGCAGGCCAACGCCGACCCGGCGTGGGTGAAGTATCGCGAGGGCCAGTCGGGTCCGGGCACCTTCCAGCGCGGCGAATACCAGAACGCGCCGTCGCCGCAGAGCTGGCCGCGCTACCCGATCGAGAGCTACCGCACGTTCGGCGGCTTCGACTGGATGACCGCGACGGTCGGCGGCATGTGGGACGCGCTGCTGTCCGAGGGCCGGCTGTGGTCGGTCACCTCGAACTCGGACAACCACCGCACCATGTTCGACACCTACGCCGACGGCGACTACCCGCCCGGCAGGGGCTTCGACGACCTCGGCTCCAAGCCGCTGCCCAAGGACACCGGTGTCCCGCAGCCCGGCAGCGACTTCTGGCCCGGGCAGTTCAGCCGCACCCACGTGGGCGTGGAGCGGTTCGGCTACCGCGACGTGATGAACGGCCTGCGTGCCGGGCGCGTGTGGGTCGACCACGGCCAGTTGCTCGACGGCCTCGACGTGTGGATGGTCGCGGACAACGGCCGCAGCGAACCGGTCACCCTGGGCGGCCGATTGCCGCTGTCGGCGAACCGGGGCGCCACGCTCTACATCCGGGTCACCACCGCGAGCCGGCCCAACTACCACGGTGTGGTGCCGACCCTGGCGCACGTCGACGTGATCACCGGCACGGTCACCGGCAAGTCCCGCGACGCCGACGCCTGGCAGGCCCCCGACGCCCGGGTGACCAAGCGCATCGACGTGGCCGGCCGTACCGGCACCTACACCCTGAAGGTGCAACTGCCGCGCCGGAACAAGCCGTACTACGTCCGACTCCGAGGCAGCGACGGCAACCGGCACGGCGTCGGCCCGTTCGGCGCACGCGTCGACCCGGCGGGCCCGATCCAGCACCCGAACAACGACGGCGACCCGTGGCGCGACATCTGGTTCTACAGCAACCCGATCTTCGTCGACGTCAAGTCTTCGCACTGGGGGGACTGA
- a CDS encoding DUF2306 domain-containing protein, protein MTTTTTTAHRPDSTRRRTVGVWWLALSALAIAVFAPLPYLTESLVALARDDADIASNYAYRPKWQQAFFYTHIVAAGLALLLSPAQLASRIRLRAPRLHRACGRLVLLCIAVGGVAGLVLAPMNHAGAVGTAGFGMLAVLWVGCAGFGLRAIRRGDPTLHRRWMHRAFAFTYAAVTLRLWLILLVPLTGDFDRAYTFVPFLCWVPNLIVVEWLLRSRASRKIIPPVM, encoded by the coding sequence ATGACCACGACCACCACCACCGCGCACCGACCCGACTCCACCCGACGCCGCACGGTAGGCGTCTGGTGGCTCGCGCTGAGCGCTCTGGCGATCGCCGTGTTCGCCCCGCTGCCCTACCTGACCGAGTCCCTGGTCGCCCTCGCCCGCGACGACGCCGACATAGCGAGCAACTACGCGTACCGGCCGAAGTGGCAGCAGGCCTTCTTCTACACGCACATCGTGGCCGCCGGCCTCGCCCTGCTGCTGTCCCCCGCCCAGCTCGCGAGCCGAATACGGCTGCGCGCACCCCGCCTGCACCGGGCCTGCGGCCGGCTCGTGCTGCTGTGCATCGCCGTGGGCGGGGTCGCCGGCCTGGTGCTCGCGCCGATGAACCACGCGGGCGCGGTGGGCACCGCCGGCTTCGGCATGCTCGCGGTGTTGTGGGTGGGCTGCGCCGGCTTCGGGTTGCGGGCGATCCGGCGCGGCGATCCGACCCTGCATCGCCGCTGGATGCACCGGGCCTTCGCGTTCACCTACGCGGCGGTGACGCTGCGGCTGTGGCTGATCCTGCTGGTCCCGCTGACCGGCGACTTCGACCGTGCGTACACGTTCGTTCCCTTTCTGTGCTGGGTGCCCAACCTGATCGTGGTCGAATGGCTCCTCCGCTCCCGCGCGTCCCGAAAGATCATCCCGCCCGTCATGTGA
- a CDS encoding sensor histidine kinase, with product MRTSDVWLTPAFVAGAVAVTVLAPADPPYRGLDAVGLSLAVGSTLCLFPRRVAPMWVVVATSLLVVVNAAAGYSTTVTQWPAWISLFTLFSLRGTGARVVGAAVMVAAVGGYFAVDRAPVGPTDVFGVAVCFLLAMVAGDAARSRRAAALAEHARVRAEERTELARELHDSIGHAVNVMVMQAGVGRRVFVDDPTFAREALGNIESVGRDALGELDRLVRVMHTDRPTTDLSALVDRVRAAGRELRLTTEEIQVGATVAQALHRIVQEALTNALRHTDSGRIDVELAQVDDTVVLEVVNEGRQLRVGRPGRGLANMRERARSVGGEVEAGPVAAGFRVRATLPAQVRS from the coding sequence ATGCGCACTTCCGACGTCTGGCTGACGCCTGCGTTCGTGGCGGGCGCGGTCGCGGTGACCGTGCTCGCCCCCGCCGACCCGCCCTACCGGGGGCTGGACGCGGTCGGTCTGAGCCTCGCCGTCGGGTCCACGCTGTGTCTGTTCCCGCGCCGGGTCGCGCCGATGTGGGTGGTGGTCGCCACGTCGCTGCTCGTGGTGGTCAATGCGGCGGCCGGCTATTCCACCACGGTGACCCAGTGGCCGGCGTGGATCTCGCTGTTCACCCTGTTCTCGTTGCGCGGGACCGGCGCCCGGGTGGTCGGCGCGGCCGTGATGGTCGCCGCGGTGGGCGGCTACTTCGCGGTCGACCGGGCGCCGGTGGGGCCCACCGACGTGTTCGGCGTGGCGGTGTGCTTCCTGCTCGCGATGGTCGCGGGCGACGCCGCGCGCAGCCGGCGGGCCGCGGCGCTCGCCGAGCACGCCCGGGTCCGGGCCGAGGAGCGCACCGAGCTGGCCCGCGAACTGCACGACTCGATCGGGCACGCGGTCAACGTGATGGTGATGCAGGCCGGGGTCGGACGCCGGGTGTTCGTCGACGACCCGACCTTCGCCCGGGAGGCGCTGGGCAACATCGAGAGCGTCGGCCGCGACGCGCTGGGGGAGTTGGACCGGCTGGTCCGGGTGATGCACACCGACCGGCCGACCACCGACCTGTCCGCGCTGGTCGACCGGGTCCGGGCCGCGGGCCGCGAACTGCGGCTGACCACGGAGGAGATACAGGTGGGTGCCACGGTCGCGCAGGCGCTGCACCGGATCGTCCAGGAAGCGCTGACCAATGCGCTGCGGCACACCGACAGCGGCCGGATCGACGTCGAATTGGCCCAGGTCGACGACACCGTGGTGCTCGAAGTGGTCAACGAGGGGCGCCAGTTGCGGGTGGGTCGGCCCGGGCGCGGGCTGGCCAACATGCGCGAGCGGGCCCGGTCGGTCGGCGGTGAGGTGGAGGCCGGCCCGGTCGCGGCGGGCTTTCGGGTACGGGCGACGCTGCCGGCGCAGGTGCGTTCGTGA
- a CDS encoding response regulator produces MIRVLLADDDALVRSGLKALLRAEPGITVVGEAADGAEAVRAALELRPDVVVMDIRMPVRDGVSATRDLMAVPDRPRVLVLTTFDLDEVVDDAIAAGADGFLLKRATPEELIAGIHAVAAGDAVVSPAVARRLFASHAARIGPDHMRAGRLTDREADVLRAMARGLSNTEIARTLHLSVETVKTHVKHILAKLEVRDRTQAVVWSYRTGFAYRNAPPPRD; encoded by the coding sequence GTGATCCGGGTGCTGCTGGCCGATGACGACGCGCTGGTCCGGAGCGGATTGAAGGCGCTGCTGCGGGCCGAGCCCGGGATCACTGTGGTGGGGGAGGCGGCCGATGGTGCCGAGGCGGTGCGTGCCGCGCTGGAACTTCGCCCCGACGTGGTGGTGATGGACATCCGGATGCCGGTCCGCGACGGCGTTTCCGCCACTCGGGACCTGATGGCGGTGCCGGACCGGCCGCGTGTCCTGGTGCTCACCACGTTCGACCTTGACGAGGTGGTCGACGACGCGATCGCGGCCGGCGCCGACGGCTTCCTGCTCAAGCGGGCCACGCCGGAGGAGCTGATCGCCGGGATCCACGCGGTCGCGGCCGGCGACGCGGTGGTCTCGCCGGCGGTCGCCCGCCGCCTCTTCGCCTCGCACGCCGCCCGAATCGGCCCCGACCACATGCGCGCGGGCCGCCTCACCGACCGCGAGGCCGACGTGCTGCGCGCGATGGCCCGCGGCCTGTCCAACACCGAAATCGCCCGCACACTGCACCTGTCGGTGGAAACGGTCAAAACCCACGTCAAACACATCCTGGCCAAACTCGAAGTCCGCGACCGCACCCAAGCCGTCGTCTGGTCCTACCGCACAGGCTTCGCCTACCGAAACGCCCCACCGCCCAGAGACTGA
- the fusA gene encoding elongation factor G: protein MTRTARHLDLATVRNIGIMAHIDAGKTTTTERILFYTGVSYKIGEVHDGAATTDWMPQERDRGITITSAAISCDWTLDGVAHRINLIDTPGHVDFTVEVERCLRVLDGAVTVFDGVAGVEPQSETVWRQADRYRVPRICFVNKLDRTGAEFHRCVEMIGERLGAVAMVVQVPIGAEADFRGVVDLVRMRALVWSADTGLGEAYDDVDIPAAYLADALRWRDRLLETVAEHDDAMMEAYLAGSEPTEAQLHAAIRRITIASGRGDGPTVTPVLCGTAFRNKGVQPLLDAVARYLPSPLDVGAIQGHAVGAPETAVVRTPSPEQPLAALAFKIASDPHLGRLTFLRLYSGSLTAGDQVQNSIKGRTERVGKIYRMHADKREEIAAVGAGDIVAVMGLRRTTTGETLCDPAHPVVLESMDFPVPVIEVAIEPASRADQERLGVAIQRLAEEDPSFRVKTDRESGQTIVSGMGELHLEVLVDRMRLEFDVAASVGRPRVAYRETVSAPVPGHDYTYRKQNGGKGQFAKVRIAIEPLEGDGYEFVDKVVGGRIPKEFIPSVDAGCRAAMELGVLAGYPLTGLRVTLLDGAFHEIDSSETAFRIAGSLAFKEAARLARPTLLEPVMAVEVTTPEDHLGDVIGNLNARRGQVEALTDRSGAKVITALVPLAEMFGYVGDLRSRTSGRASYTMEFHSYTRVPPHLTPEIPTGPTTA from the coding sequence ATGACCAGAACCGCACGCCACCTCGACCTCGCCACCGTCCGCAACATCGGGATCATGGCCCACATCGACGCGGGCAAGACCACCACCACCGAGCGGATCCTGTTCTACACAGGTGTCTCGTACAAGATCGGCGAGGTACACGACGGCGCCGCGACCACCGACTGGATGCCCCAGGAGCGCGATCGCGGCATCACCATCACCTCCGCCGCGATCTCCTGCGACTGGACGCTCGACGGCGTCGCACACCGGATCAACCTCATCGACACGCCGGGACACGTCGACTTCACCGTCGAGGTCGAACGTTGCCTGCGCGTCCTCGACGGCGCGGTCACCGTGTTCGACGGCGTCGCGGGCGTCGAGCCGCAGTCCGAGACGGTGTGGCGCCAGGCCGACCGCTATCGCGTACCCCGAATCTGCTTCGTCAACAAACTCGACCGCACCGGAGCCGAGTTCCATCGCTGCGTCGAGATGATCGGCGAACGACTGGGCGCGGTGGCCATGGTCGTACAGGTGCCGATCGGCGCCGAAGCGGACTTTCGCGGGGTGGTCGACCTGGTCCGGATGCGCGCACTGGTCTGGTCGGCGGACACCGGACTCGGCGAGGCGTACGACGACGTCGACATCCCGGCCGCGTACCTCGCGGACGCCCTCCGATGGCGCGACCGGCTCCTCGAGACGGTCGCCGAGCACGACGACGCGATGATGGAGGCGTACCTGGCGGGCAGCGAACCCACCGAGGCACAACTGCACGCCGCGATCCGGCGGATCACCATCGCCTCCGGTCGCGGCGACGGCCCCACCGTCACGCCCGTTCTTTGCGGAACCGCCTTCCGAAACAAGGGAGTTCAGCCGCTGCTCGACGCCGTGGCGCGCTATCTGCCGTCGCCTCTGGATGTGGGTGCGATCCAGGGGCACGCGGTCGGCGCGCCGGAGACGGCCGTCGTACGCACACCGTCGCCCGAACAGCCGCTCGCGGCACTGGCGTTCAAGATCGCGAGTGATCCGCATCTGGGCAGGCTGACGTTCCTGCGGCTGTACTCGGGCAGCCTGACCGCCGGCGACCAGGTGCAGAACTCGATCAAGGGCCGCACCGAACGTGTGGGCAAGATCTACCGCATGCACGCCGACAAGCGAGAGGAGATCGCCGCCGTGGGCGCGGGCGACATCGTCGCGGTGATGGGGTTGCGCCGGACCACCACCGGCGAAACCCTGTGCGATCCGGCGCACCCGGTGGTGCTGGAGTCGATGGACTTCCCGGTCCCGGTGATCGAGGTGGCCATCGAACCCGCGTCCCGGGCCGACCAGGAGCGGCTGGGCGTCGCGATCCAACGACTGGCCGAGGAGGACCCGTCCTTCCGGGTCAAGACCGACCGCGAGAGCGGGCAGACCATCGTCTCCGGCATGGGCGAACTGCACTTGGAGGTGCTGGTCGACCGTATGCGACTGGAGTTCGACGTGGCCGCCTCGGTGGGTCGACCGCGAGTCGCCTACCGCGAGACGGTGAGCGCGCCGGTGCCCGGACACGACTACACCTACCGCAAACAAAACGGCGGCAAGGGCCAGTTCGCCAAGGTCCGCATCGCCATCGAACCACTGGAGGGAGACGGCTACGAGTTCGTCGACAAGGTCGTGGGCGGCCGCATCCCGAAGGAGTTCATCCCGTCGGTGGACGCGGGCTGCCGAGCGGCGATGGAACTCGGGGTCCTCGCGGGCTACCCGCTCACGGGTCTGCGGGTGACCCTGCTCGACGGCGCGTTCCACGAGATCGACTCATCCGAAACGGCCTTCCGAATCGCCGGCTCGCTGGCCTTCAAGGAGGCCGCCCGACTGGCCCGCCCCACCCTGCTCGAACCGGTGATGGCGGTGGAGGTGACCACACCCGAGGACCACTTGGGCGACGTCATCGGCAACCTCAACGCCAGACGCGGCCAGGTCGAGGCCCTGACGGACCGCTCCGGCGCAAAGGTGATCACCGCACTGGTCCCACTCGCCGAAATGTTCGGCTACGTAGGCGACCTACGCAGCCGAACCTCCGGCCGAGCAAGCTACACAATGGAATTCCACTCCTACACAAGGGTCCCACCCCACCTGACCCCCGAAATCCCCACAGGCCCAACCACGGCATAG